One segment of Rosa chinensis cultivar Old Blush chromosome 6, RchiOBHm-V2, whole genome shotgun sequence DNA contains the following:
- the LOC112170389 gene encoding elongation factor-like GTPase 1 — translation MADPSHQPQPESTTPDTRKLRNICVLAHVDHGKTTLCDHLISGSDSGIIHPKLAGRLRYMDSLLEEQRRAITMKSSSIALRHCDHSVTVIDSPGHMDFCSEVSTAARLSDGALILVDAVEGVHIQTHAVLRQAWIEKLTPCLVINKIDRLIAELGMSPMDAYVKLLKIVHEVNNIVSAFKSVKYLNDVDAILSGPAGADELAFEEIEDDEELMFQPQKGNVAFVCALDGWGFSIRQFAEFYEAKFGWSTNALQKALWGPWYFNHKEKKIVGQKGVAGLKKARPMFVEFVLEPVWSVYQAALKEKEEAQVMVQKVIRTFNLTIPPRDLKGDPKGMVQAVMSRWLPLHEAILNMVIRCMPDPIAAQSFRITRLLPKREVVGDGVDANVLAEAELVRSSVEACDSRPEAPCVVFVSKMFAVPTKTLPRYGLDGEILDNTSDEGELDECFLAFARIYSGVLRPGEKIYVLSALYDPLKGESMQKHIQVAKLHSLYLMMGQNLQHVPEAQAGDIVAIRGLGQHILKTATLSSTKNCWPFSSMSFQVSPTLKVAIEPSDPADMGALMKGLRLLNRADPFVEVTVSARGEHVLSAAGEVHLERCIKDLKDRFARVGLEVSKPLVSFKETILGDESTLENLKSFVASSEYVEKVTQNGRCVVRVKVLKLPPSLTKVIDESSDILADILGGKAAQTGETNKSLNTQVASTVEDANPIETLRKRMMEAVESDILSSGETDKDRAEKCKVQWQKLLKRIWALGPWHIGPNILLAPEMKGKGTDSSVLIRGSSHVSEKLGLVDASDNDNAAADTSSEVTEALYAEAERLHSSVLSGFQLATAAGPLCDEPMWGLAFVVEAYISPLAAQSDELETSHQQPEQYGIFTGQVMTAIKDACRVAVLQKKPRLVEAMYFCELITPTEQLGNMYAVLGRRRTKVLKEEMQEGSALFTVHAYVPVSESFGFADELRRWTAGAASALLVLSHWEALDKDPFFVPKTDEEKEEFGDGSSVPPNTARKLINAVRRQKGLPVEEKVVQHATKQRTLARKV, via the coding sequence ATGGCCGACCCGTCCCATCAACCCCAACCTGAATCAACCACACCCGACACCCGAAAGCTCCGAAACATCTGCGTCCTGGCCCACGTCGACCACGGCAAGACGACCCTCTGCGACCACCTCATCTCCGGCTCCGACAGCGGCATCATCCACCCCAAGCTCGCCGGCCGCCTCCGCTACATGGACTCCCTCCTCGAGGAGCAGCGCCGCGCCATCACCATGAAGAGCTCCTCCATCGCCCTCCGCCACTGCGACCACTCCGTCACCGTCATCGACTCCCCGGGCCACATGGACTTCTGCAGCGAAGTCTCCACCGCCGCCAGGCTCAGCGATGGCGCGTTGATCCTAGTCGACGCCGTCGAGGGCGTCCACATCCAAACGCACGCCGTCTTGCGCCAGGCCTGGATCGAGAAGCTCACGCCGTGCTTGGTGATCAACAAGATCGATAGGTTGATCGCCGAGCTGGGAATGAGCCCTATGGATGCGTATGTAAAGTTGTTGAAGATTGTCCATGAGGTTAATAACATTGTTAGTGCTTTTAAATCTGTGAAATACTTGAATGATGTGGATGCCATTCTTTCGGGGCCGGCCGGGGCCGACGAGTTGGCGTTTGAGGAGATTGAGGATGATGAGGAGCTCATGTTTCAGCCCCAGAAGGGCAATGTGGCCTTTGTGTGTGCTTTGGATGGTTGGGGGTTTAGTATTAGGCAATTTGCCGAGTTTTATGAGGCGAAATTCGGGTGGAGTACTAATGCATTGCAGAAGGCTTTATGGGGGCCTTGGTATTTTAATcacaaggagaagaagattgTGGGACAGAAGGGTGTGGCGGGTTTGAAAAAGGCTCGGCCGATGTTTGTTGAGTTTGTGCTTGAGCCGGTTTGGAGTGTGTACCAGGCGGCtttgaaggagaaggaggaggctCAAGTGATGGTTCAGAAGGTGATTAGAACGTTTAATTTGACTATACCACCTCGGGATTTGAAGGGTGACCCAAAAGGTATGGTTCAGGCTGTGATGAGTCGGTGGCTTCCTCTGCATGAGGCTATCTTGAACATGGTTATTAGGTGTATGCCTGACCCGATTGCAGCACAGTCATTTCGGATTACAAGGTTACTTCCAAAGAGAGAGGTTGTGGGAGATGGGGTTGATGCTAATGTACTTGCAGAGGCGGAGCTTGTGAGAAGTTCCGTGGAAGCTTGTGATTCTAGGCCTGAAGCtccttgtgttgtttttgtttcgaAAATGTTTGCTGTGCCAACGAAAACACTTCCAAGGTATGGCTTGGATGGGGAGATTTTGGATAATACATCTGATGAAGGTGAATTGGATGAGTGCTTCCTTGCGTTTGCAAGGATCTATAGTGGGGTTCTTCGTCCTGGTGAGAAAATTTATGTGCTTTCAGCTTTATATGATCCCTTAAAAGGGGAATCAATGCAGAAGCATATTCAGGTGGCTAAGTTGCATTCTCTGTATCTCATGATGGGCCAAAATTTACAGCATGTGCCAGAGGCGCAGGCAGGGGATATTGTGGCAATCCGAGGCCTTGGGCAGCATATACTGAAAACTGCAACACTTTCATCAACAAAGAACTGTTGGCCTTTCTCCAGTATGTCATTCCAGGTTTCTCCCACTCTGAAAGTTGCAATTGAGCCATCTGATCCTGCAGATATGGGTGCATTGATGAAGGGTTTACGGCTGCTGAACAGGGCAGACCCTTTTGTAGAGGTCACGGTTTCTGCTAGAGGAGAACATGTTCTGTCTGCTGCAGGAGAAGTACATCTTGAAAGATGCATAAAAGATTTGAAGGATAGATTTGCAAGGGTAGGCTTGGAAGTGTCTAAGCCTCTTGTGTCTTTTAAAGAGACCATTTTGGGAGATGAATCCACACTTGAGAACTTAAAATCCTTTGTTGCCAGTTCAGAATATGTTGAGAAAGTGACACAAAATGGAAGGTGTGTTGTTCGGGTGAAGGTCCTGAAGCTCCCACCTTCTCTAACCAAGGTGATTGATGAAAGTTCTGATATTCTAGCAGATATCCTTGGAGGCAAGGCTGCCCAGACAGGAGAGACCAATAAAAGTTTAAACACACAGGTTGCAAGCACTGTAGAGGATGCGAATCCAATTGAAACACTAAGGAAACGTATGATGGAAGCTGTGGAAAGTGATATTTTGTCTAGTGGTGAGACTGACAAAGATCGGGCTGAGAAATGTAAAGTCCAATGGCAAAAACTTCTTAAAAGGATCTGGGCACTTGGCCCTTGGCATATTGGCCCTAACATCCTACTTGCTCCAGAAATGAAAGGAAAGGGTACTGACTCCTCTGTGCTCATCCGCGGCTCCTCTCATGTTTCTGAGAAATTAGGATTGGTGGATGCTTCTGACAATGATAATGCAGCTGCTGACACATCTTCAGAAGTAACTGAAGCATTGTATGCTGAAGCAGAGCGCCTTCATAGCAGCGTTTTATCTGGGTTTCAACTGGCAACAGCAGCTGGACCTTTATGTGACGAGCCTATGTGGGGTTTAGCATTTGTGGTTGAAGCTTACATTTCACCATTAGCTGCTCAGTCTGATGAGTTAGAAACCTCCCACCAGCAGCCTGAGCAATATGGTATCTTCACAGGACAGGTAATGACAGCCATTAAGGATGCTTGTAGAGTAGCTGTGCTTCAAAAGAAACCACGGCTTGTGGAAGCTATGTACTTCTGTGAGTTGATCACGCCAACTGAACAATTGGGTAATATGTATGCTGTGCTTGGACGAAGGCGGACGAAAGTTTTAAAGGAGGAAATGCAGGAAGGCTCTGCATTGTTCACTGTACATGCCTATGTGCCGGTTTctgaaagctttggttttgcgGATGAGCTTAGAAGGTGGACTGCTGGAGCTGCAAGTGCTCTTCTTGTGCTTAGCCACTGGGAAGCTCTTGATAAGGATCCTTTCTTTGTACCAAAAACGGATGAGGAAAAAGAGGAGTTTGGTGATGGTTCTAGTGTGCCTCCAAATACAGCAAGAAAACTGATAAATGCTGTAAGACGGCAGAAGGGTCTTCCAGTGGAGGAAAAAGTAGTGCAGCACGCGACAAAGCAGAGGACCTTGGCTCGTAAAGTGTAG